Sequence from the Archangium lipolyticum genome:
TCTCCCCCGTCGTCGGTGAGCGCGGTGACGGTGTATGTGTACGTCTCGCCCGGGACGGCCGGGCGGTGAGTGAAGGACGGCCGATCGACCTGTCCGACCTGCGCCGCGCCCAGCAGCACGCGGTAGCGCTTGACCGAGGCATCCGGCGATGGCTCCCACGCCAGTGAGACTTCGAAGGAGGAGACGCTTGCCGCGGCGAGCTTCGTCGGCGAGGCGGGGCGCGCCGGCCCCGGACCGCACGCGCTGACACCGGCGTCGAACCCCGCGTCAGTGCCGGCGTCGGCTCGCCCGACAACTCCGCCGTCATCTGTTCCATTGTTTGAGCCGGTGCAGCCGGCTGAGGCCAGAACCAACACACTGACGACAAGGTTTCGAACGAGTGATTGAATGAGCATGCGCGTGCAATCCTACGGTGCTCTCTTCCATCCCCAACAGTTTTCGTGAACGACAGACAGGGTCTGGAGCGCATCCGCGCCTGGCGCAACGTCGTTGCCTTCGTCACCCGGGTGCGTGAGGCAGGAACTGTGGGGAGCGCGGGCTACAGAGTGTGGGGGTGGCCCCCCACCACTTCAGGGCTCAGGGCCCGTGCCATGGCCCCTGCTCCCAGGAGAGCCCGCGCGAGCGCCCCATGGCATGTGAGTTGCTCGGGGGCAGCTCATGCACCCCTGTCTTTCAACTTCTTCCGGCTCCGACCGAAAGCTCCCCCCTCCATGGCTGGCAGCCGCGCGATGCGCGCACTCCCTGCTGTGGGTCCTTCCACTGCTGTTCTGGCTGGGATGCTCCACCGGCAGCACGACGACTCCCATTGACAATCCCGGTGGCCAGGACGCTGGCTGCGTCGAGCCCCCGCCCAAGGACGGCTCCAACGCGGGTGTGCCGGCCGACGTGCTCGCCCCCAGCCGCCTGTTGCGGCGTGCCTCGCTGGCGCTGAGGGGAACGCCTCCGACGGACGAGGAGTTCGCCGCGCTGGAGGCCGCCGGGGACGAGGCCGCGCAGCGCGCCTACGTCTCGGCCTTCGTGGACCGGGCGCTCGAGCAGCCCTCCTTCTACCGGACGCTGTTCGAGACGGCGCGCGACTGGTTCAACATCCCGCCCGTGGGGCCGTCGGCGGATCCGCCGGAGTATGGCTTGCAGCAGCAGCGCTCCCTCGTCCGGTGCGCGGCCGACACCCCGAAGGCCGGGGCCTGGAAGTACTTCCGCGGCGACGAGAAGGCCTGTCAGGGCCAGAAGCCGGATGGAACCCCCGCGGCGGAGCGCTCCATCGAGCCCTGGTGGGCGCCGGGCACGACGGCGGTGCTGGTCGGTTACGCGGCGAGCGTGGCGGCCACGGGGCAGACCTACGACGCGAGCGGCTTCCCGGTGACGGTGACCTGCGCCACCGCGGGCCCGGTCGCCAACTGTGGCTGCGGGCCCGCTGCCGTGCGCTGCCACGCCGACACGGGAAGCTATCCGGGCTGGGAGGACTACGGGCTCCACAACCCGCAGGGGCAGCGGCGGCTCGTCGCCGAGGAACCCGCCCGGCTGTTCGCGCACCTCGGCTGGCACGACCGGCCGATGACGGACCTCATCCTCGGCAGCTACTCCGTGGGGCCCACGCGCCTGCAGGCCGCCTACGTGATGCAGGGGCTCGCCGGCGAGTTGACGTACCTGCTCGACGACGACTCCTGGTGGAGGCCGTCGCGCTTCGCCAGCGCGCCGGTCGACCCCGAGCACTCCCAGGGCGATCCGACCGCCTGGCGCGAGTACTCCGTCCCGGCCCGCAACCCCTTCTTCCTGGAGGAGCGAGACTACCGGTACGACCCGCGCACGCAGTCCACGGCCATGAAGGGCATCCCCGCCGCGGGCATGCTCACCAGCCTCGGCTTCCTCAGCGCCTTCACCCGCGAGCGCGTGCGCGGCGCGCGGGCGCTGGAGATGCTGGCGTGCGAGGAGCTCTCCCCGCCGCAGGGACAGGAGTTCAACGAGTACCGGAGGGACCCGGGGACGGAGGGGCCCTGCCAGCACTGCCACCGCCGGGTGGATCCGGCGGCCATCCACTTCAAGCGCTACGCGAAGATAGGGCACGGGTTCGAGGGCCATGGTGCGACCTACCCGATGCCGGGCGTGGGCACGGTGTGGCACTGGCCCGCGCGGTGGCGCACCGGCGAGTACCCCTATCACTCCGACCCGTTCAGCCATTGGAACCGCTGGTACATGCCCGACACGCTCCTGACGCCCGTCACGCAGGCCCAGGCCGAGGCGAACCCGGAGGCCGTCTTCATCGACTTCCTCCCGCCGGAGCAGAACCTGCTGGGCCAGGTGAGTGACGGGACGGTGGGGCCGCTGGGCTTCGCCAAGCTCATCGTCGCCTCGGGCTCGTTCGACCGGTGTGTCGTGCGCCACCTGCACGCGCAGGTGATGGGGCGGGACATCGACCCGGCGAAGGAGGCGGGCTACCTGGAGGACCAGGTGGCGCGCTTCATCTCCGGGGGCCGCAAGGTCCGGCCGTACGTCAAGGCACTCACGCAGTCGGACCTCTTCAAGAGGGGGCGCTGACATGAACCGCTACGCTTTGCTCCTCGTACTCCCCTGGCTTGCCTCCTGTAGCTCGGAGGTGACTCAGGCCACCATCCTCGACCAGTGCGGCACGCCGGCGACCTCGGAAACCCTGCGCGTCATGGAGGGCCTCAAGCCGCACTGCGAGGGGTGTCACGCGCAGGGCACGCGCGGCTACTTCGCCTCGGTGGAGGCCTTCCAGAGCCTGCTCGTCTCGGACTCCCGGCTGGTGAAGGCGGGCAGCCCCGATGACAGCGAGCTGGTGAAGCTCCTGGAGGGCCGGGGCACCGGCGCCTTCAAGCAGATGCCCATCGGCCAGAAATCCTACGCGCAGCTCGTCTCGGAAGGCTCCGCGACGCTCACCGTGGAGGCTGTGCGCGCATGGATAAAGGGGATCGGCGTGCAGCAGCGCGACTCCCGGCCGAACCCCGACGCCCCGCGCATCACCCGCATGAGCGCCGACCAGGTTCAGCGCGCGCTCTACCAGCAGCTCGGGCTGGGGTACGACGACTTCTTCGTCAATGCCAAGGAGTTCGGCTTCGACATGGCGGAGTCCCGGGGCGAGGACCACCTCCCGCTCCAGTCGCCGGACGCCATCCCCTCACCCCGGCAGTACATCTCCGGCGAGCGCTACCACGGGCTGGGCGGAGGCTCGGTGATGAACCAGGTCTCCGCGGACCGGACCCCCGCGCCCACCTTCGCCCTGACGCTGACGCAGGTCTCCCAGCGCTGGTGCCGGCGGGCCCTCGCCAAGCCGGACAACACGGCGCTGTTCCCGAAGGGCGCGGCGCGCACGGCGAACCCGGCCGACGTCAAGGCCACGCTGAAGCGCTGGTCTCTCCACTTCCTGGGGGAGCGCTTCACCGACGCGCAGGTGGACGAGCTGTACACGGACGTCTTCGTGCCGCTCGCGACTCCGACCGACACCGAGCCCGCCTACGTGGGGGCCTGCTCGTACTTCATTCGCCACCCGCACTGGATCTTCTACTGAGGCCCCCATGAAACTCTCTCGTCGCAATCTCTTTCAAGCGGCCTTCGGGGCCGCGCAGGTCGGGCTGCTGGCGCGGTATGGACTGCCGACGTCGATGGCGCAGTCAGCGTCGGGCCGGCCCACGAAGATGCTGGCCATCTGGCTGGTGGGCGGACTGCATTGGGAGTCCTTCTTCGCGCCGATGACTCGCGCGGGCATCCAGAAGTTCATTCCTCCCGCGCAGGGAGGCAACTACGCCTACGGGTACAACCCCGAGCAGGTGGAGCACCTGGACCGCTCTCCGGTGGACCTGCTGGCCCCCGGGCCCGCGCGCAAGCTGCGCGTGCCCGTCTACTGGAACTGGGCCAACCCGGCGGACAGGAACGGGAGCAATCCCGTCGTCGGCAACGCCCAGATCTACCGCCCGGAGGGGTACGTGTGGGCCGACCCGAAGTACAAGCTCTACGAGAAGGCGGTGCTGCTGGTGGGGGCGGACCAGGGGACGGCCGCGCACGCCAGCGGCCTCATCGCGAGCATGTCCGGTGTCGCCGGCTCCACCTTCCGGGCCCCGGCGGTGCAGGCCGTCGTCGCCAACGCCATGGCGTCACGCTTCCCGGACCGGGCCCTGCCCAATGTCGCCCTGGGCGGAATGCTGCCCATGGCGCTCGGGCTGCCCGCGCTGGCGAACCCGACGCTGCTCTCCTCCAGCGCGACGGTGGAGCCCACGCTCTCCGACCGGCGTGACGGCACGTGGAACGGCCTGCGAGCGCGGAAGGATGAGCCGAATCTCGCCTTCGATGGCACGCCGATGTCCGGCACGGTGCCCGCGACGGCGGTGGACTCGGCCCTGCTCAAGGCAGTGCGGCGCGAGCGCGGCACCTCCACCGCTGGCACGGATGCGTACATGGAGCAGCTCTACGACACGTACAAGGGCGCCAGCCGCACGATTCGCCGGGACATGCTGTCGGTGCTCGAGAAGACGCCCGCCTGGGAGAAGCTCAAGGCCGACCCCGCCTATCCCGAGGACTGGATGGCCTGCACCGGCTATGCGGATGCCTGCGGCATGATGCAGTCGATGGGGGACTATGCGTTCGCGCTCCAGTTGCTGAAGTCCGACCTGGTGTCGACCGTCACCCTGCGGGGGACGAGCATCGAAGGCTTCACCTTCGACTCCCACTTCGTCAACGGGCAGATCGTGCATGCCCAGTACCTGCGCATCGCGTTCGAGATGGTGGGGCGCATGTGCCTGGAGATGAGCCTGACTCCGAGCCGCTCGGACCCGTCCCGTTCGCTGCTGGATGAGACGCTCGTCTACGTCTACAGCGACTTCGGGCGGACGTTCCCCAAGGTGGGCAGCGACCACCACCCCGCGACGTGTGCCCTCCTGGTGGGGGGCGGCATCCAGGGGAACCAGATGCTCGGCGGCTACGACGAGACGATGGAGGGCTCGCCCATGGGCATTCCGGTGAGGCTCGTCGAGGAGTCCGGGGACATCGTGACGCGGTCGCCGCGCTCGCAGGACATCGCGGCGACGGTGCTCCGCGCCTACGGGTTGGTGCCCGGGAAGGACTTCTTCATCCCGGGAGGCTACGGCGTCTTCGATGGCGTCGTGAGGACCTGAGCGAAGAAGTGAGCGAGGCAGGACCTCCCTGCCCCTCATGCCCCGCCTCCGGTCTTCCCGGAGGCGGGCGCCGTTCGAAGCCGCGAGGAACCGTCATGCGGAAAAGAGCTCCAGGCCCCTGCCACGCACCAGAGGGGAGCGCGGCCTGTCCACCCTGGTCAGCCAAGGGGTGAGGGTCGTCGCGTACGGGAACGTCAAGGCTTGCCGGAAGCCTGTGCCGCCTGCTTCTCGAAGACGTAGCGCTGCTGGGGCAGCTCGAGCACGAGCGTGGTGCCCCCCGCTTCCTGCTTGGCCTGGAGCTCGAAGCCGGCCAGGGGCGGGTCCATCAGGATGAGCGTGCGCGAGCCGTCCTTCTCCTGCTTCTCGCCCACGCTGCTGCGCCACTCGCCCGCGTCGAACACCGCGCCCGAGCCCTCGACGCGCAGGGTGACGCGCCCGAGGCCCTCGTTGTGCCAGGTGCCGGCCAGCGTCTTCAGCCACTCCAGGTCCGGCTTCACGCGGATGTCGGTCATCCCCTTCTCGAGCTGCTCGCGCCGGTTCTTCAGGGTGAAGTCGAGCTGATTGCGCGCCTCGTCGCGGCCGTCGAAGAGGATCTCCAGGAACTTGCGGCGGACGGCGTTGCGGAAGGGGCCATCACCCTGGACGTTGGTGAGGAGGACGACGCCCACGTTGGCATCGGGCAGGAAGAACATGTCCGAGCTGAAGCCCAGCGTGTTGCCGCCGTGTTGGATGAGGCGGGCGCCGTGGTCCTCGCCCACCATGAGCCCCAGCCCGTAGCTCTTCGTGTTGGTCATCTTCACCTGGGGCTCGCGGCGCGCGAGCAGGTTGGCCTCGGAGACGAGCTGCTGGCCCTCGGGTGTGCGGCCGTTGGAGAGCTCGAGCATCACGTAGCGCTCCATGTCCCGGAGGTTGGACCAGGCGCCGCCGGCGGGGCGGACGGGGACGACGGCTTCTTCGACGGACAGAGGCAGGGGCGCGTATTCGAACGTCGCCGTCATCCCGTGCGGAGAGGCGTGCTCGAGCTTCGCGGCGCGGGCGAAGTCGAAGGTGGTGGACTTCATGCCGAGCGCATCGAAGACGCGCGTCTGCATCACGCGGTCATACGCCTGGCCGAGCGGGAGCCTCGGCTCGGCGGCGTGCGCGGCCATGTAGCCACCGGCCGTCACCATGGGGTTGCTGTACTGGTACGTCTCGCCGATGCCCGTGGTGGGCTTCATCCGGCGCATCTCGGCGATGCGCTGCTCGCCGGTGAAGCCCGCGTACTCGAAGAGCATCTCCATGTCCTGGCGCGGCATGCCGGTGCACGCGCACACGGTGTTCTGCACGGTGAGCTTCTTCGTCACCTCGGCATCGGCGAGCGAGAAGTCGGGCAGGAGCTGGGTTGCCGGGGTCTTCCAGGTGAAGCGGCCCTCGTCCACCAGGCGCGCCATCATCAGCGTGGTGAGCGACTTGCTCGTGGAGCCGATGAGGAAGAGCGTCCGCGGCGTCACGGGCTCCGGCTTGCCGAGCTCCCGCACCCCGAAGCCCTTCTCGTAGAGGACCCGGTTGCCCTGGACGACGGCGACGGCCACACCCGGAATCTTCATCGTCGCGCGAGCCTGCTCGAGGAAGGACTCGAAGGAGCGGAGCCGCTCGGGGGTGAGGGGCAGCGGGGCCTTGCCGGCGAAGGACTCCTCGTCGAGCCGGGCGGACTTGAAGCCGAGGAGGACCTGATTGGCCTGGGCGCCGCGGCGCTCCATGGCGGCGGCGGCACCATCCAGGAGGATGACGTAGTTGGTGTCACCCTTGCGCCGCGCGAGGCCGAGGATGACGCGCAGCTCCTGCGCGGGGGGCTCGTAGGTGTTCTGGAAGACCTCGTCCCAGCCGTCCTGCGCGGGCGGGCGGGCCGCGTGCATCACGGGGAGGGCGAAGCCGGGCCGGGTCTGCTTCCAGGCCTCGGCGAGAGCATGCTCGGCGGACGGGCCGGGCACCTCCAGCAGGGTGAGACGGAGCTGCCGCTCGGGGTCCTCGAGCAGCAGACGGCCATCCTCCTCGGTGACGTACCACCCGGCGGACACGGTGAAGGGCGTGCTCGAGGCCGTCTTCATGGGTGTGGCCGCGTCGAGCTTCCGGGCCTGGACGGTGGTGGGCGAGGGCGCGGGAGCGGTGGCCGGGGGGGCTGGGGCGGAGGAGGGTGGAGCGGCGGTGGTCGTCGCCGCGGTACACGAGGTGAGCAGCAGAAGGGGAAGGGCGCGCAGGCGCATGTGCTGGAATCTCCGGACAGGAAGACTGCTTCGGCAGCCTCGCCCAGAACGAACGGGCGGGAATCCGATTGCGTCCGATGCTCCAGCGTCATCGATGAGTCGGTTATACGGTGAGCAGCATCGCGCCTTGCAGGAGAGATTTCACACCAGCAAGCTGGCGGACCGCGTCGAAGAGCTCGTGGTCCAGTCCGAGGTTACGGGCGACAATAAGGCCTTTAAGGTGATTGATCCCAAGACCGTTATGTTCCCCAGCTTCGACGGCAACGGCATGTTCCTCTCGATGGGCAACATCGCCGACCACGCGCAGATTGGAATGTTCGCCGGATGGAAGCGCATCGACCTGATGCAAGCAGCCTGGATAGCAGGCGGACTGCCATGGCTGTTCATTCGCGGATGCCCTGACCTCCCCTACGAACAAAGGTTGCCGCACTTCCCAGCGCGCACCGTTCGTGATGCTGGGGCGACTCTGCTCCAGTAGAGGGGGAGACATGAAACGACAAGCCCAATGGATGGGCCTCTGGAGCGTGCTGGCACTCGCGAGCCTGGCAGCGTGTGGTGGCCCGCGGGATTCAGGGGAGGTGGAGCCAACTCTCGCGGAGCAGGAGGTCTCTGAAATCGCGGGACTCTCGGGTGACACGGAGCACCGGAACCACTCGAGGCCTCCGGAGCAGAAGTGGGTGCGGATGATCTCCGCGACCTCGGAGGCCGAGACGCAGGCCATCGCGCACGATCCGGACCGCAACGTCATCGTGATGCTGACCGACGTCGGAGGTCCCATCGACTTCGGCACCGGGCCTGTCAGCCCGCCGTTCCCGTCCGGCCGCATCGGCGGGCTCGCCAAGTACTCACCCGAGGGGAGCCTGTTGTGGGCATTCATCCTCCCGATCGAGCCCACCGACACCGTCCCCTTTCCCTCCGGCTTCGGCTTCGCGCTGGCGACTGACGGCAAGGGCAACATCCTGCTCTCCCTGGTCGTCGGTGGGCGGTTCGTCAAGGACGGCCTCACCCTGACGTCGGGGGAGTACCTCCTGAAGCTCGACAAGGACGGGAGAGCGGTCTGGGCGCGCCGGCTGCCTACCCGGGCCAGGGCACTCACGGTGGATGACGAGGACAACATCGCCATCACCGGCACCCTCGAGGGCACCACGGAGCCCGTCACCGAGTTCGACTTCGGCAATGGCCCCATCATTGGTGCGGACTTCCACGCGTTCGTCGCCCGGTACTCCCCGCGGGGCAAGCTGGACTGGGTCTTTGTCGATGACGAGGTTGTCCGCACGGCCGCCATCAAGGCGGACTCGCAGGGGAACTTCTACTTCGCGGGCATCCGCTTCCCGGAGATCCCCAGCGGCACCGGCACGCCCTACTTTCGTAAGGTATCCTGCTCTGGCGAGGGCAGGTGGTCCCGCATGCTCGAAGGGAGCCAGGGCGACATCAGGGATCTCGCGGTGCGTGGCAACACGGTCGTCGTGGTGGGATCCTTCTTCGGCTCGTTCCACTTCAACGGACGGACCTTCAGCGCTCCGCCAGATGATCCGGACAGATTCGTGCTGGCCTTGTCACGCCAGGGCCAGGATCGCTGGGGGCATCAGACCGAGGAGTCGTTCGCGGCAGTCGAGATGGACAGCCAGGGAGGGGTGCTCGTCGCTGGCGGAAGCGGCGGCCCCGATCCCCTGCTGCGCATCACACGCTTCCAGCAGAGCAACGGCCGAAGGCTCTGGGCGCGCACCTTCGCCGAGCTCCCGTCGGCCACGGATGCCTCGCTGTCGACGAAGGATGAGCTGGCCATCACCGGCGGCCGCATCTACATCCTCCAGCTCAAGCGCTGAGCCACGGCGGGCCTGCCGGATGGGCCTTCACGGCACCGACTCCGGCGGGCCCTCCGATGCGTTGCCCGGACCGCCCCGTCGGAACGTAGAACCTACCTGCGCAAGGTAGGGGCGGGGCTTTGGGCGAGTTGTGTTCAGGGGCGTGACGCGCGGGCCAGGATGGGCTCGAGCACCGCAGCCAGGTCACCCATCACGTTGATATACCCCGTGATGTACCGGTCGGTTGCGGGCACATAGAGCATGAAGCTCTGGTAGCCAGCCGTGGTGCCCAGGTGCCCGATGGCGACGGCCCCTCGGACTCGAGCCGCATCACGCCGAGCCCGTATCCGACCAGCCGAGACTCGGGCTCGGGTGCCGACTCGAACGAGAGCATGGCGGTCAGGGTGTCCGCGCGCTCGAACAGCGCACTGGCGCGGAGCTTCTTCCAGAAGGTGGTGAGGTCGAAGACCGTGGTCACCAGGGCGTGACCGCCGGAGGCCCCGGCCATCGAAGGGTCGACCGCGGTGAAGTCCATCAGCTCATCGTCGAACGGGACGTACTCCTGCCGGAGACCTGCCCAGCGCATAGGCCCCGCCGCCAATCAGCGCCTGTGTCACCAGCGCGAGGATGAGGAAGGCGACGTACTCCCAGCCGCCCCCGGCGTTGGTGAACATCCACCCGTTGGCAAGGTGCGGCTTGAGCGCGCCAAGCATCACCGGCACCAGCCCCAGCGCCACCAGGCGCGTCCTGAACCCGGCCACCAGCGCCAGCCCGCCAAGCAACTCCGCCAGGAATACGGGCCACGCGGTCCACCCAGGGAAGCCATGCGCCTCGAAGAACTGCTCCGTGCCCGCGAAGGTGAAGATGAACGCCTTGGCCCCCGCGTGCGCGAGGAACACCGCGCCCAGGGCGACGCGAAGCACGGTGGCTCCCAACTCTTGAGAAGCGAAATCATCGAAGCGGCTCATGACAGCGACTCCAGGAAGCGCGAGGGGAACGATTGCCCCTCGGACGCCCCAAGGAATGCCGTCCCCACCTCCCGTCCGGAAGGTGCCGCTCCCGAACGAATCGTTCTCCCAGGAGAACAATCACTCCCACTTCGAGGAACGGAACTCCGCCGCCAGCACATCGAGCAGGGCCCGCAGCCGTGGAGCAGGAGTGCGCCCGGACGCATGAACCGCATAGATGCCCAGCGGCCTGGGAGCGAAGTCATCCAGCACGGTGACGAGCCGCCCCGAGCGCAGGTCCGCATCCACCATGAAGCGCGGCAGCATGGCCAGACCAATGCCCTGCGCCGCGGCCTCACGGAGCATGGTCCCATTCCCCGTGGCCAGCGACCCGGACACCGGCACGCGGATGCGGCCCTCCGGGCCATAGAAGCGCCACTCGTCCTCGGTGCGCAGGTGCGTGTAGCGCAGGCAGTCGTGATGAATCAGGTCCTCCGGCCGCTCGGGAGTCCCCCGCCGCGCCAGGTACGCGGGCGCCGCGCACACATGCAGCGACGTGGTGGCCAGCTTGCGAGCAATGAGGCTGGAGTCCCGCAGCCGCGTAATCCGCAGCGCCACGTCCACCCGCTCCTCCACCAGGTCCACCAGTCTGTCACTCAGCACCACCTCCACCGTGGTGTCCGGATGCAACGCCAGGAACCGGGCCAGCGGAGCGGCGAGGTACAACTGCGCGAAACTGACGGGCACGTTGAGGCGCAGCGTCCCGCGGCCCGCGTCGGAAGCCCCGCGAGTCGCCGCGCCCGCCTCCTGGAGCATCCGCGCGCAGTGGCCATACACCTCCATGCCCGCATCCGTCACGGTGAGCTTGCGCGTGGTGCGGATGAGCAACCGCTCCCCCACGCGGGACTCCAGCCGGGCCACGCGCCCGCTGACCACGGACTTGGACACGCCCAGCGCCGTCGCGGCCTGGGTGAACGAGCGGAGCTCCACCACGCGCGCGAAGCACGCGAGGCCGAGCAGGTCATCGAACAGGGGTTCACTCACGCGGTGCAGACTGCCACGGCGGCGCGAAGCCGAATGGACAGGGTGCAACCTGGCGGCCGCAATGACTTTCAAAACGAGAAGGACCGGCCAGGGTCTCTCCCTGGCCGGTCCCTTGCACTCCTCGTTCAACGACCCGTGACTACCGCTCGCCGCCGCCCAGTAGCGGGATGAAGAGCTCCTGGCCCGCGTCCACGGGACGGCCCGAGTCCTCGGGCTGCTCGACGGGGGCGGCGCGTACCACCAGCGCGGGGATGTACTCGTCCTGGCTCACGTTCACGGTGCGGTACGTCCGCTCCTCCTCCAGGCCCGCGCCGCCCTCCACGAGCCGCGTCGGCACATAGGCGATGTAGGACTTCACCTGACCCAGGGCGCAGGGGGTGTTGCTGGCGCGCAGTTGCATCACCAGCTCCTCGTACACCTTGTCCCTGGGCAGGGTGTCCGTGGCCCTCAGGCCCGGCGACAGCCGGAAGTCGGACCAGCGCACGTGCATGCGGGCCACCTGCCCGTTGGGGTCCACGGCCGTGTGCACCTTGGAACCGTAGACGGGGAAGCCCTGCACCCGGCGCTTCATCCACACGTGCATCTCGGTGCGCGTCGAGGTGCCACGGCCCGTGACGGGGTCCTTCGTGGACGAGCGCATGGCGCGGACGACGGGAGTCTGTGTGTCCAGCTCGCCCGCGGGCACGCCGAAGCTCTGCGCGGCCCTGAGGGAGGCCTCGTACGCGGCGCCCTCGGAGAGGGTGGTGGTGCGCTCCAGCTCGCTGCGCGTGCGGTTGAGGTACGTCACCTTGCCGCGCGTCAGGTCCACCTTCAGGGCCGAGCCAGTGGTGTTGCGGTAGTTGCAGCGGGTGGAGGTGCAGGTGGTCTCCGCCGCGAGCGTGTCGCCCACGCTCCGCGAGGCCAGCGTGGCGTCGAAGGAGGAGGAGAGCTGCGTGGTGGCCGAGGCGGACAGCAGCCGCCCCATGATGGCCGCATCACCCACCTCGGTGGGCAGGGAGGCCCTCGCGAGCTCCTCGAAGCTGGGGCACGTCTGGGCCAGGGCACTGGCCGGGCCGAGCAGGCTGGCGGCGACGAGGCCCATCATCACGTTCATGTTCTTCTTCATGGTGGTATCTCCGAAGCGAAGGGTGGGCGCTCAGTCGTTGGGGTCGTTGAAGGGCGTCTCGCCGGCCGGGTCGCAGCCCTCGAAGAAGCCGTAGGCCCAGCCGTGGATGGCGCCCGGGTCCGAGTAGATGTTGGTGTAGCGCTCGCCCCGGAGGCGGCTGAGGGCGTCCGAGGGAGTGGTGCCCACCGCGAGGGCCACGGGGCACTGCTCGTCGCCGGTCCCGTTCACATCGTCGTCGTACATGTTGTCCAGCCAGGCGGTGCGGATGGAGACGTCGTGCGCGTCGTCGGCGAAGTCCTCGTAATCATCCACGCGTCCGGAGCTGATCCACATGAGGCCGTGGAAGCCGTCCACCTGGTGCAGGCGCTGACCGTTGATCGCCGAGTCCCCGTCCTGGAACATGCGCCAGGCGAAGTTGATGTTGTCGTCGTCCATGCTGTAGCAGGACGAGAGGTGGAGGAACTCCAGGTCCACGTCGCCGGCGAACAGGTCGTCGGAGCTGGCGCCCTCGGCGGCATCCAGCGAGCACTGGCCGCTGGAGTCCTTCACGCGCAGGGAGCCAGCCCAGTGGTTGCCG
This genomic interval carries:
- a CDS encoding serine hydrolase domain-containing protein encodes the protein MRLRALPLLLLTSCTAATTTAAPPSSAPAPPATAPAPSPTTVQARKLDAATPMKTASSTPFTVSAGWYVTEEDGRLLLEDPERQLRLTLLEVPGPSAEHALAEAWKQTRPGFALPVMHAARPPAQDGWDEVFQNTYEPPAQELRVILGLARRKGDTNYVILLDGAAAAMERRGAQANQVLLGFKSARLDEESFAGKAPLPLTPERLRSFESFLEQARATMKIPGVAVAVVQGNRVLYEKGFGVRELGKPEPVTPRTLFLIGSTSKSLTTLMMARLVDEGRFTWKTPATQLLPDFSLADAEVTKKLTVQNTVCACTGMPRQDMEMLFEYAGFTGEQRIAEMRRMKPTTGIGETYQYSNPMVTAGGYMAAHAAEPRLPLGQAYDRVMQTRVFDALGMKSTTFDFARAAKLEHASPHGMTATFEYAPLPLSVEEAVVPVRPAGGAWSNLRDMERYVMLELSNGRTPEGQQLVSEANLLARREPQVKMTNTKSYGLGLMVGEDHGARLIQHGGNTLGFSSDMFFLPDANVGVVLLTNVQGDGPFRNAVRRKFLEILFDGRDEARNQLDFTLKNRREQLEKGMTDIRVKPDLEWLKTLAGTWHNEGLGRVTLRVEGSGAVFDAGEWRSSVGEKQEKDGSRTLILMDPPLAGFELQAKQEAGGTTLVLELPQQRYVFEKQAAQASGKP
- a CDS encoding DUF6345 domain-containing protein codes for the protein MKKTPNRGGLLRVLGAGGALSLGWALLSASPAMAASLEAKMFAITQWTTECGGSTRNSWDDMARGWYDEVTSQGVFYKDGAYVNGSMSRGRFCDPDAPTSTSCQDDSFLDDADAAIIALHGADSGNHWAGSLRVKDSSGQCSLDAAEGASSDDLFAGDVDLEFLHLSSCYSMDDDNINFAWRMFQDGDSAINGQRLHQVDGFHGLMWISSGRVDDYEDFADDAHDVSIRTAWLDNMYDDDVNGTGDEQCPVALAVGTTPSDALSRLRGERYTNIYSDPGAIHGWAYGFFEGCDPAGETPFNDPND
- a CDS encoding DoxX family protein, whose translation is MSRFDDFASQELGATVLRVALGAVFLAHAGAKAFIFTFAGTEQFFEAHGFPGWTAWPVFLAELLGGLALVAGFRTRLVALGLVPVMLGALKPHLANGWMFTNAGGGWEYVAFLILALVTQALIGGGAYALGRSPAGVRPVRR
- a CDS encoding DUF1501 domain-containing protein; translated protein: MKLSRRNLFQAAFGAAQVGLLARYGLPTSMAQSASGRPTKMLAIWLVGGLHWESFFAPMTRAGIQKFIPPAQGGNYAYGYNPEQVEHLDRSPVDLLAPGPARKLRVPVYWNWANPADRNGSNPVVGNAQIYRPEGYVWADPKYKLYEKAVLLVGADQGTAAHASGLIASMSGVAGSTFRAPAVQAVVANAMASRFPDRALPNVALGGMLPMALGLPALANPTLLSSSATVEPTLSDRRDGTWNGLRARKDEPNLAFDGTPMSGTVPATAVDSALLKAVRRERGTSTAGTDAYMEQLYDTYKGASRTIRRDMLSVLEKTPAWEKLKADPAYPEDWMACTGYADACGMMQSMGDYAFALQLLKSDLVSTVTLRGTSIEGFTFDSHFVNGQIVHAQYLRIAFEMVGRMCLEMSLTPSRSDPSRSLLDETLVYVYSDFGRTFPKVGSDHHPATCALLVGGGIQGNQMLGGYDETMEGSPMGIPVRLVEESGDIVTRSPRSQDIAATVLRAYGLVPGKDFFIPGGYGVFDGVVRT
- a CDS encoding LysR family transcriptional regulator, with the protein product MSEPLFDDLLGLACFARVVELRSFTQAATALGVSKSVVSGRVARLESRVGERLLIRTTRKLTVTDAGMEVYGHCARMLQEAGAATRGASDAGRGTLRLNVPVSFAQLYLAAPLARFLALHPDTTVEVVLSDRLVDLVEERVDVALRITRLRDSSLIARKLATTSLHVCAAPAYLARRGTPERPEDLIHHDCLRYTHLRTEDEWRFYGPEGRIRVPVSGSLATGNGTMLREAAAQGIGLAMLPRFMVDADLRSGRLVTVLDDFAPRPLGIYAVHASGRTPAPRLRALLDVLAAEFRSSKWE